From one Phytohabitans houttuyneae genomic stretch:
- a CDS encoding type I polyketide synthase, with product MLTALGMYPGDVRVFGAEAAGTVVEVGPEVTGLRVGDRVLGLVDDGFGPLAIADGRQLGLVPPQWTDTTAASAPLVFLTAYYGLVDLAGLVAGERVLIHAGAGGVGMAAVQLARYLGAEVFATASEGKWEVLRSLGLDEAHIASSRSLGFASRFPSVDVVLNSLAGEFVDASVGLLRAGGRFVEMGKTDIRRAEDLPGVVYRPFDLADAGPERIGSMLGELLDLFAIDALRPLPVTSWDVRRAGEAFRFMSMAKHVGKIVLTMPRVWDPGGTVLVTGGTGGLGGELARHLVSVRGMRRLLLTSRRGLAAPGAVALRDELASLGAEVEVVACDVADREAVAGLLSGRRLTAVVHTAGVLDDGLVGSLTAERLSAVLRPKVDAAWHLHELTRDLDLAAFVLYSSSAGVLGSPGQGNYAAGNAYLDALAAHRRSLGLPAISLAWGAWAQGNGMTSGLTDADMARMARAGLPPLSVEDGLAMFDAALGLDEANVVPMALDLPRLRALPEVAPPLRALVKTGRRAAANGHAATAVSLAQRLSSLRKTERSRAALDVVRGEAAAVLGHSGIEAVGSDVEFRALGFDSLTSVELRNRLNGISGLRLPTTLVFDYPTPLAVADYLLTNLVVDEAPAVSLADEVDRLEAALLSSAVDEGDPQHLADRLERMAAKLRQAVPVPAGKSSEEDIKSASLGELLDIIDDELTLS from the coding sequence TCGTCGACGACGGATTTGGCCCACTGGCGATTGCGGACGGCCGGCAGCTCGGCCTCGTGCCACCACAGTGGACCGACACCACGGCCGCCTCGGCACCGCTTGTCTTTCTCACCGCGTACTACGGGTTGGTGGATCTGGCGGGTTTGGTGGCGGGTGAGCGGGTGTTGATCCATGCCGGTGCTGGTGGTGTGGGGATGGCGGCGGTTCAGCTTGCGCGGTATTTGGGTGCGGAGGTCTTTGCGACGGCGAGTGAGGGTAAGTGGGAGGTGTTGCGGTCGCTGGGGTTGGATGAGGCGCATATTGCGTCGTCGCGTTCGCTTGGTTTTGCTTCGCGTTTTCCGTCGGTGGATGTGGTGTTGAACTCGCTGGCGGGTGAGTTTGTGGACGCGTCGGTGGGTTTGCTTCGGGCTGGTGGCCGGTTCGTCGAGATGGGCAAGACGGATATCCGCCGTGCTGAGGATCTGCCGGGTGTGGTGTACCGGCCTTTCGATCTGGCCGACGCGGGTCCTGAGCGGATCGGGTCGATGCTGGGCGAGCTGCTGGACCTCTTCGCGATTGACGCCCTGCGGCCGTTGCCGGTGACGTCGTGGGATGTGCGTCGGGCTGGTGAGGCGTTCCGGTTCATGAGCATGGCGAAGCATGTCGGCAAGATCGTGTTGACGATGCCGCGGGTGTGGGATCCGGGCGGGACGGTGCTGGTCACTGGCGGTACGGGTGGTTTGGGTGGTGAGTTGGCCCGGCATCTGGTGTCTGTGCGTGGGATGCGGCGGTTGTTGTTGACGAGTCGGCGTGGGTTGGCTGCGCCGGGTGCGGTGGCGTTGCGGGACGAGTTGGCGAGTCTGGGTGCCGAGGTCGAGGTCGTGGCGTGTGATGTCGCGGATCGGGAGGCGGTGGCCGGCCTGCTCAGTGGGCGGCGGTTGACGGCGGTGGTGCACACCGCGGGTGTTTTGGATGACGGGTTGGTCGGGTCGTTGACGGCGGAGCGGTTGTCCGCTGTGCTGCGGCCGAAGGTGGACGCGGCGTGGCATCTGCACGAGCTGACCCGCGACTTAGACCTCGCCGCGTTCGTCCTCTACTCCTCGTCGGCCGGTGTGCTGGGCAGTCCCGGCCAGGGCAACTACGCCGCCGGCAACGCCTACCTCGACGCCCTCGCCGCGCACCGCCGAAGCCTCGGCCTGCCCGCCATCTCACTCGCCTGGGGCGCCTGGGCGCAGGGCAACGGGATGACAAGCGGCTTGACCGACGCCGACATGGCACGCATGGCTCGCGCCGGACTCCCGCCACTGAGCGTCGAGGACGGCCTGGCGATGTTCGACGCCGCGCTCGGCCTGGACGAGGCGAACGTCGTGCCGATGGCGCTGGACCTGCCCAGGCTGCGCGCGCTCCCCGAAGTGGCGCCGCCGCTGCGGGCGCTGGTGAAGACCGGTCGGCGGGCGGCCGCCAACGGCCACGCCGCCACCGCTGTCTCGCTGGCACAGCGGCTGTCCAGCCTCCGCAAGACCGAACGGAGCCGGGCCGCGCTCGACGTCGTCCGGGGCGAGGCGGCCGCCGTGCTGGGACACAGTGGCATCGAGGCGGTCGGCTCCGACGTGGAGTTCCGGGCGCTGGGCTTCGACTCCCTCACCTCCGTCGAGCTCCGCAACCGCCTCAACGGCATCTCCGGCCTGCGACTGCCGACCACGCTCGTCTTCGACTACCCGACACCGCTCGCCGTCGCCGACTACCTGCTGACCAACCTCGTGGTGGATGAGGCACCGGCTGTCTCCCTCGCGGACGAGGTGGACCGCCTTGAGGCGGCGCTGCTGTCGTCCGCTGTGGACGAGGGCGATCCGCAGCACCTCGCCGACCGGCTGGAGCGGATGGCCGCGAAGCTGCGCCAGGCGGTGCCGGTACCGGCCGGCAAGTCGTCCGAAGAGGACATCAAGTCGGCATCCCTTGGCGAACTGCTCGACATCATCGACGACGAGCTCACCCTCTCGTGA